CGGGCTTTTTATTTGATATAGAGCAGTTTCTGTGTGTCGCGAAACGAGCCCGCACGCATCTGCAGCAGATAGACGCCTGCAGGTAACAGGGCGCCGTCTGTGCCGCAGCCGTTCCAATGCAATTCGTGTTGTCCGGCAGACCGGCGGCCGTTATACAGGGTTGTGATCTGCTGTCCGTTCATATTGTAGAGGATAATCTCAACCCGGCTGTTCTGCGCCAGATCATATAATACGAATGACAGATGCAGAATACATATACCGAATTCAAAAAATATTGACAGAGAGATCATTTTTTTGTATGTTAATACGGGTTGGATGTTGTTCATATCTTTTATTAAAGGGATTGTTTTATGTATAGCGGGGAAGCGTACACTCTGAGTGAATCTGTAAAGATTGAGTTGAAAGAAAAAATAGAGTCCGCCTGGTTGCTGGTGTATTCAAAATTTAATTTGCAGATACTTGAAGTTTGTTACTGGTTTTGCCGGAACCGGGAAGATGCCAAAGATATCAGGAATGAAACTTTGCGCATTTTTCAGCATATCCGGACGTTTGATATACAGCGTCCGTTTTACCCCTGGCTTTTAAGCATCTGCAGGAATTTGTGTGTTGATTATTGCCGTAAAAAGCGTCCGGTTTGCCTGGATCCGAACGATATCGAGTACAGCATGTTGGTTTATCCTGCGAATATTTACAGAGAGCGGCCCCGTCTGGGGCAAATATATACGGCAATGGCTGATCTGACGCCCTGTCAACGCCGATGTCTTTTGCTTTTTTATTTTAAGGGCTATTCCTATAAAGAAATTGCAAAAATATCCGGATTTTGTCAAAAAAGTCCGTTCTTTTATTCAAAACGGTCGGCGACGCATCCGGGTTTTTACAGCAAAGGCGGAGAGCATGTGATTCAACGCCAAAAGCATAAAGATTTCACTGTTGAAACGGAATGAAACCGTGGCAGGGATGTGTTATAATATATAACGCACTAAAATATAAGAGATTACCCCCAAATGAACCGACAACGCTCATCCTCTCTCTACAATCGAAAACTTGCGGCGCTGGCCGTGATCCTGCTGGCGCTTGCCGTGGTATTCTGGATGGTGATGCGCTACAGTCGTTCGCACATGATTCGTCTGGCCGAGCTTGAATTTGTACGCGTGCAGAATCTGCAACAGCCGTCTTCACCGTCTCCGTCCCTTGAGCACGGCATCCAGGCATTTCACGACGGCAATTACTCGTCTGCCCTGATCTCTCTGGGACAGCATCTGCAGGAGCATCCGGACTCGTATTTCGGTTCCTTTTATTCCGGTCTGGCACGGATCAAGAGCGCGCCGCTGCAGATATTGGGGGTGACGCTGGCGTTTGATCCCGAGGCCGTGCGCCTGGCGTTGCGTGATATGCAGAATGCGCGGAAAACGGCTGCGAATCCGCGGCAGACGGCCAATTGTCTTTGGTTTGCCGCCAGGTCGCATTTGATGCTCTGGCCGGCCGCAGGAGGCGCGCAAAGCGTTGCTGGAAATTCTTGAACTTGAAGAAGCGCCGGAGCGCGTGCAGGATGCGCGGGGCTTGTTGCAGAGGCTGGAGCCGGTGATTAAAGAGCGGGCCTATTCAGATTCTTCGTCAGTGTAATCAGGATACAATTTTTGCATACAGTCCGGACAGATACCGTGTGAAAACTGCAGTTCGGAACGGGTTTGTATATAGCCTTCCAGCTGTTCCCAATAGCCGTCATCGTGACGGATCTTTTTACAATTGGCGCAAATCGGAAGCAGTCCGCTTAATGTCTTAATATGGGCTGTGGCCTCTTTGATGCGTTCATTGAGGATACGTTCCTGTTCAAGGTGCCGGTGGATTCGCCAGCGAAAGATAGCGTAAATAGCGCCCGCAACCAGGAAAAAGATTAAAATATAAAATCCCGGGGTTTGATAAAAATGCGGCTGTAGTACAAAATTTATCGCTGCACCTTGGGTGTTCCAGACGCCGTCGTTATTGCAGGCGATGACCCGGAATGCGTAATCACCGGGCGGTAAATTCGTATAAAAGGCTGAGCGACGGGTTCCGGCGTTAACCCAATTTTTATCATATCCCTCTATTTTGTATTTAAACCGAACATTTTGAGGTTCTTTAAAGCTCAAAGCGGTGTAATGAAATTCAAGTTTTTGCGTACCTGCCGCAAAGGTGGTGTTGCTTTCTCGATAAGATCTGATTTCATCGCTGCGTATCGATTCTATGTGAACCGGCGGCGGTGTCTGGTTGCTTTTAAACGTGCCCGGCACAATTTTAACGGCACCTTTTGAGGTGGCAAACCAGAGCGACCCGTCGTGCGCTTTCCATCCGGACGGTTGCCAGTCGCCAAAACATGCTTTTGTTTTCATGCCCTCCTGGACACCATAGACTTTGCAGTGCAGAGAATCGGTATGACCTGCGGCAAATTCGGCCAATTCTTTTTTCTCTACGTGGCCAATGCCAACCGGACTGCTCAACCATAATCCTCCCTGATCATCTCCGAGTACGCAGTAAATTTCATTGGTGAACAAGCCATCTTTGTAGGAAAATGCGATAAATTCGCCGTTTCGATAGCGGGTCAATCCGCCCTGTGGAGAGCTGATCCACAATGTCGAGTCCTTGTCTTCATAAATAGAACTCACCCAGTTGTTGGCAAGCCCGTCCCGCGTCGTAAAGTGACGGCTGACGCCATTGCGGATACGGACCAGCGAATCCGCCATACCGATCCACAGTGCCCCGTCCTTTGCATAATGAAAACAGGTCATATATTCGCGGTTTGGATAAGGCTTGCCGTCAGCCATCAGGTAAGGTTCGAGTCTTCCCTCGACAAATCGTCGGATTCCGACATGATCAAAATATATAATTAAGCTGCGGTCGTCTTCGGTGATGGCCGATATCCATTTATCCGGAAGGCCGTCGCGGGTTGAGTATTGCCTGATGATTCCGTTTTTCAGTTTCGAGAGTGCGCCCGTTTGTCCGGTCCAGATACTAGAATCGCGCGCCACGTATACAGGGCCGACTGGTATTTCATTAAATACGCTTTTATCCTTTCCGAATTTTGTAATGCTGGCCGATTGGCTGCTGCAGAAATACAGGCTGTTGTCCGGAGATTCGACAATACTTGAAATAAAATTGTTGTACAATCCGTCATAGGTCGTGTATGTTGTCAGGTTGATATTTTTGAACTGATTCAGACCGTCTGAGGTGCATACCCAGAGATTGTTTTCGTGATCTTCGGTGATGGACAGGACATTATTATCGGTCAGGCCGTCGTTTTTTGTAAAACGTGACCAGGTGTCGCCGCTGCTCAATCGGTTCAATCCGCTACGCGTTCCTGTCCACAAATTATTGTCTTTATCTTTGTAAACGACATTGATGCGTTCACCCTGTGCATAGGTTTTTACAGTTTTGTCGTTCATTACACGCGCCAGTCCATTGGCTGTACCGATCCACATGATCGACTGTCTGTCAAAATGCAGGCAAGTAATATTGTTGTGGGGAAGGCCGTCGTGTTGTTTGATTTGTTTTAGAATCTGTTGGCCCGCCGCATCCAGGATAAATACTCCCTCGTGGGTTCCGGCCCATATTCGGCCTGAATTATCGATGGCAAGAGCCGTAACATAATTGGGTTCGAGCATCAAAGGCGTATACATGGTACTGTCGAGTCGATACAACCCGATAGAAGTTCCGATCAGCGGTCTGTGATCTGCGGATTCGATGAGGGCGTTGATCTGTGTGTTGAAAAAACCTTCTAAAAGTGCGTGCCTCCGGACCTGGCCGTCTTTCAAATGCCTGAATCCGGTCCATTTGGTGCCCACCCACAGGCCATTGTCCCGGGATCGAGCCAGTGCGGTGATAGAACCGTCGGGCTTTTGACTTGGCTCTGTGCGGATGGAATCGAAACTCACCCCGTCAAAACGAAACAGACCGGCGGACGTTCCAAACCAAAGATAACCGTCGTGGGATTGTAGACTCACATTTACTTTATTCGCGGGCAGACCGTTCATGGGGAGCCATAAAGAGTGGCCGTATTGAGCAATGGATTTTTCAGGATCAAGTGCAAACAGTGCAGAGAGATTGCAGAATAACAACGTGAATAGAATGATCCACAAAATAGATTTAGGAGTTGCCATATCTGTTTGGGAAATTGACATAAATATGCCTTGTCCGTTCTCTGTCTTTAGCTTTTGTCCTCTCGTCCTGAAAATCGGGATAGAGCTCATCCTGACAATGCGGGCAAATGCTGTGAGTGACTGGATTTCACAGTCGTTCTGAATGAACCTGTCAACCTGTCAGCCCGCTGCCTTTTTCATCACATCTTCCCCCTGATTTATTGCTTGAATAGGACCATGATTCATCGGCCCGAAATGTGTCATAAATCCGGGCATTTTATGTAAAAAAAGGAACGACATTTTTTACATTTGCCGGTTATTATACATATTTATTTCTAAAAAATCAAGAATGATTTTTATTTTTTATCTGAATGCCTGAAATCGGACTCGACGTACGGCCCCGGTTTGATCCTGCACAGTTAGTTGGTGTTCACCGGCCGGCAGATTTACTTTTACATTATGCGGTTCGCGGGTTTCTGCCAGAAATGAACCGTTCAGGTACCAGAACAGATGCATAGAGGGAGTGGCGTGTTTTGCCTTAAAGATCACCGGTTCAAAGGTGCCGCTGAACGTGCGCGGAATCTGAATGCGAATGTCCGGGATGGGATATTCGATGGCAAATTGACGCTCACGGTGAACTGCCGGACAATCCGGATGATGTCGCGGCGGCGATTCCACCATGCGATTTTGACGCTGCATAAGCTGTCGGACGGGCGGCGGATAGATGGTGCGTGTACACCACACGGTATCGGAAGGGGTCCAGCATTGTGAACACACTTGATATCCGTTGCTGTCCAGAATATAGCGTTTGTGGAAGGAACAGGTCTTGGATTCCCAGGCGACAGCAGGCGCTTCAACGCGAATGGTGTCCGGACACCAGGGGGAAGGCGAAAGACCGCTGACCGGACATACGGCTTTCAGCCGCAGATCGGATTCCGGTTTTTCCGGCCACAGAGGTTGGTTGCTGCGGCAGAGCTGATTAAACAGTTTAAACAGCACCGGACCGGCGGCGCTGGAGCCGTACAGATCGGTATTGCCTTGCCCGGAAAAGTGTCCGGCCCATACGCCAATCACGTATTGTGAGTTGACGCCGATCGCCCAGGCGTCGCGCTGACCGTAACTGGTACCGGTTTTCCAGGCCACGGGAATCTGATTGTTGAAAAACGGCCAGTAAAATTCCGTTCCGGGACGATCGACAGTTGCGAGCGCTTGCAATGTCAGCCAGGCGGCGCCGGGGGAACAGACGGCTGCAGCGGGATGCTGAGGCTCCGCATTCCAGCGCAGAGGCGTACTGCGGCCGAGATTTCCCAGGGATGCAAACAGTCCGCAACATTCCCACAGCGACGCTTCGGCGCCGCCCAGAATCAGGGACAGTCCGTATTCTTCCGGCGACCGGTTCAGGCTGGTCAATCCCGCATCCGTGAGGTTGTAATAAAAGCGGTCCATGCCGTAATCCTGCAGCAGAAACACGGCCGGGATGTTCAGGGAATATCGCAGCATGATGTCCAGACTTACCAGTCCGTGACACGTTCCGGAGGCGTTTTGCGGTGAAAAATTGCCGAAAAATGCAGGTACATCCGGCAGTTTTGTCGTCAGGGTATACGGACCCCGGTCCATGGCACAGGCAGCCAGAAACGGTTTGAGCAGGCTGCCGGTGGAGCGTGCGGCCTGCACGCCGTCCACCTGACCGCCGGGCAATTTAAAGAATCCCTGGGACCCGACATAGCCGCGCACCCGGCCGGTGGCGGTTTCTGCAACAAGGGCGGCGTAATTGCGGATGCCGTGGGTGGAAAAAAATCCCGCATAGGAATCGAGGATCAGATTTAGTTGGTGTTGAATGTCAGAGTCCAGGGTGGTGCAAATACGGTGTCCGGATTCCTGTGCCAGCGCCTGGGTGCAAAGATGCGGCGCTTTGAACACCATACGTTCCGGCAGCCGGGGTAACGGTTCCCGGCAGGCAAGATGACAGCTCAGGGAGTCCAACCTGTGAGTGCGGTACAGCCGCTGCAGCAGATGATTGCGTTTTTGCAGCAAACGGCTGCGTTGTCTGTCCAGATTGATCATAGATGGCGAGTTGGGGAGAACCGCAAAAAGCGCGGCTTCCGCCCAGGTGAGGTCTCTGGGCGGTTTATCAAAGTAGCGTAAAGATGCGGCCTGCAGACCGACGGTATTGCCGCCCATGGGCACATGCGCCGCATACAGGATCAGCTGGTCATGTTTGCTGAAATGCAGACTCAGTTTCAGCGCGGTCAGGCACTCGCGCAGTTTATTGAACAGGGTACGCGGTTTCGGGTGATCCAGTCGGGCTATCTGCATGCTCAGGGTGCTGCCGCCGCGGACAATGCGGCCGCTCTGCAGATTGATCCGGACAGCGTTCAGCAGCGCTAACGGGTCTATGCCGTGATGCGAGAAAAAACGCTTGTCTTCAAACGTCAGCACCGCCCGCACATATTTTTCCGGCAAGTCCAGAGAATCCGGCGGAAACCGGTATTGTTCATCTTTGGCCAGCGTAACGCGCAGCATGTTATTTTGCCGGTCGGTGACGATACGCGAATAGGATATATCCGAAAACGGCGCCGGAGGAATGAGCAGCCAGATGAAAATGATAATCAGGAGCGTAAATATTTTAGGTGCGCTGATTCGGCGGATGTCAAGTGATTTTTTTGTCAAACGCAGGACTCGAGTTGTGTGAAAAACCGTTTCCCGCAAAAGTATGAAAAATAATTTGGATTGAAAAGGAAATAAGCAAAATCATAGGGCAATTGAAACCCGATTGCCCGGAATATTTGCCCGCGGTTATCTCGATGGTTATGCTAAAAATACATACAGCTTGAAAAAACGGTTTAAAGATTAGGCCGTTTCCTTATACATCACTCTTTTTTTTCTTTACGATAAATGTGGTTAATTTTATAATTCCTCCCTGGGCCATTTATTATAAGCAACAGGGTGTGCCGAAAAGCCAAGTCCCTGTTGCTCATTTTGTTTATCCAGTTAGATCACGCTTCTTTTCTTCGAATTCCTGTTTATCGATTTCGCCCAGGGCATAGCGTTCTTTGAGTATGTCCAAAGCTGATTTTGGCTCTCTCGGAGAGGTGTTCGAGTTTTGGGCGGAACGCACCACAGCCCAGATGATCAACCCCAGAACAACCAGGCCCAATATCCAGCCCCATCCCATAAATCCCGTTCCGTATCCATGCATGTTAACCTCCTTTCTGCGTGTTGTTGACTTGATTCATCATGCCCTATTGCTGCGGGTTCATGGATTTTAGCATTTCTTTCTGATCATCATTGAGCACGGTTTTCATCCTTTTCAAGGTTTCATAAGCAGCGATGTGCATGTCGATCTTGATGTTCGAGCAGAATTGCATTTGCTTTTTAATCTGACCCGCAGTCGCCTCCTGTTTCAGCAT
The candidate division KSB1 bacterium DNA segment above includes these coding regions:
- a CDS encoding FlgD immunoglobulin-like domain containing protein encodes the protein MNNIQPVLTYKKMISLSIFFEFGICILHLSFVLYDLAQNSRVEIILYNMNGQQITTLYNGRRSAGQHELHWNGCGTDGALLPAGVYLLQMRAGSFRDTQKLLYIK
- a CDS encoding sigma-70 family RNA polymerase sigma factor, whose protein sequence is MYSGEAYTLSESVKIELKEKIESAWLLVYSKFNLQILEVCYWFCRNREDAKDIRNETLRIFQHIRTFDIQRPFYPWLLSICRNLCVDYCRKKRPVCLDPNDIEYSMLVYPANIYRERPRLGQIYTAMADLTPCQRRCLLLFYFKGYSYKEIAKISGFCQKSPFFYSKRSATHPGFYSKGGEHVIQRQKHKDFTVETE
- a CDS encoding two-component regulator propeller domain-containing protein, encoding MSISQTDMATPKSILWIILFTLLFCNLSALFALDPEKSIAQYGHSLWLPMNGLPANKVNVSLQSHDGYLWFGTSAGLFRFDGVSFDSIRTEPSQKPDGSITALARSRDNGLWVGTKWTGFRHLKDGQVRRHALLEGFFNTQINALIESADHRPLIGTSIGLYRLDSTMYTPLMLEPNYVTALAIDNSGRIWAGTHEGVFILDAAGQQILKQIKQHDGLPHNNITCLHFDRQSIMWIGTANGLARVMNDKTVKTYAQGERINVVYKDKDNNLWTGTRSGLNRLSSGDTWSRFTKNDGLTDNNVLSITEDHENNLWVCTSDGLNQFKNINLTTYTTYDGLYNNFISSIVESPDNSLYFCSSQSASITKFGKDKSVFNEIPVGPVYVARDSSIWTGQTGALSKLKNGIIRQYSTRDGLPDKWISAITEDDRSLIIYFDHVGIRRFVEGRLEPYLMADGKPYPNREYMTCFHYAKDGALWIGMADSLVRIRNGVSRHFTTRDGLANNWVSSIYEDKDSTLWISSPQGGLTRYRNGEFIAFSYKDGLFTNEIYCVLGDDQGGLWLSSPVGIGHVEKKELAEFAAGHTDSLHCKVYGVQEGMKTKACFGDWQPSGWKAHDGSLWFATSKGAVKIVPGTFKSNQTPPPVHIESIRSDEIRSYRESNTTFAAGTQKLEFHYTALSFKEPQNVRFKYKIEGYDKNWVNAGTRRSAFYTNLPPGDYAFRVIACNNDGVWNTQGAAINFVLQPHFYQTPGFYILIFFLVAGAIYAIFRWRIHRHLEQERILNERIKEATAHIKTLSGLLPICANCKKIRHDDGYWEQLEGYIQTRSELQFSHGICPDCMQKLYPDYTDEESE
- the pbpC gene encoding penicillin-binding protein 1C, with translation MTKKSLDIRRISAPKIFTLLIIIFIWLLIPPAPFSDISYSRIVTDRQNNMLRVTLAKDEQYRFPPDSLDLPEKYVRAVLTFEDKRFFSHHGIDPLALLNAVRINLQSGRIVRGGSTLSMQIARLDHPKPRTLFNKLRECLTALKLSLHFSKHDQLILYAAHVPMGGNTVGLQAASLRYFDKPPRDLTWAEAALFAVLPNSPSMINLDRQRSRLLQKRNHLLQRLYRTHRLDSLSCHLACREPLPRLPERMVFKAPHLCTQALAQESGHRICTTLDSDIQHQLNLILDSYAGFFSTHGIRNYAALVAETATGRVRGYVGSQGFFKLPGGQVDGVQAARSTGSLLKPFLAACAMDRGPYTLTTKLPDVPAFFGNFSPQNASGTCHGLVSLDIMLRYSLNIPAVFLLQDYGMDRFYYNLTDAGLTSLNRSPEEYGLSLILGGAEASLWECCGLFASLGNLGRSTPLRWNAEPQHPAAAVCSPGAAWLTLQALATVDRPGTEFYWPFFNNQIPVAWKTGTSYGQRDAWAIGVNSQYVIGVWAGHFSGQGNTDLYGSSAAGPVLFKLFNQLCRSNQPLWPEKPESDLRLKAVCPVSGLSPSPWCPDTIRVEAPAVAWESKTCSFHKRYILDSNGYQVCSQCWTPSDTVWCTRTIYPPPVRQLMQRQNRMVESPPRHHPDCPAVHRERQFAIEYPIPDIRIQIPRTFSGTFEPVIFKAKHATPSMHLFWYLNGSFLAETREPHNVKVNLPAGEHQLTVQDQTGAVRRVRFQAFR
- a CDS encoding SHOCT domain-containing protein, with the translated sequence MHGYGTGFMGWGWILGLVVLGLIIWAVVRSAQNSNTSPREPKSALDILKERYALGEIDKQEFEEKKRDLTG